Proteins encoded together in one Triticum dicoccoides isolate Atlit2015 ecotype Zavitan chromosome 7B, WEW_v2.0, whole genome shotgun sequence window:
- the LOC119337872 gene encoding polyamine oxidase 7-like produces the protein MKLSFVTAISALVLLAAQHASLAAAGRGPRVIIVGAGMSGISAGKRLWDAGVRDLLILEATERVGGRMHKHNFGGLNVEIGANWVEGLNGDKVNPIWPMVNASLKLRNFYSDFDGVVGNVYKESGGLYDEEFVQKRMDRGDEVEELGGKLAAKMDPSGRDDMSILAMQRLFNHQPNGPATPVDMVLDYFRYDYEFAEPPRVTSLQGTEPTATFADFGDDAHFVADQRGFETLIYHIAGQYLRSDKSGNIVDPRVKLNKVVREISYNQRGVVVTTEDNSAYSADYVIVSASIGVLQSDLIQFKPQLPAWKIFAIYRFDMGVYTKIFLKFPRKFWPTGPGKQFFVYASSRRGYYGMWQSFEQEYPGANVLMVTVTDVESRRIEQQPDNVTMAEAVGVLRNMFPDRDVPDATDIYVPRWWSNRFFKGSYSNWPVGVNRYEYDQLRAPVGGRVYFTGEHTSEHYNGYVHGAYLAGIDSADILINKVLNNVEFKVRPKYDDEQKAEAK, from the exons ATGAAGCTCTCGTTCGTCACTGCCATATCGGCACTAGTGCTGCTAGCCGCACAGCatgcctccctcgccgccgccggcagaGGCCCCAGGGTCATCATAGTCGGCGCCGGCATGtccg GGATCTCGGCGGGGAAGCGGCTGTGGGACGCCGGGGTGAGGGACCTGCTGATCCTGGAGGCGACGGAGCGCGTGGGCGGGCGGATGCACAAGCACAACTTCGGCGGCCTCAACGTGGAGATCGGCGCCAACTGGGTGGAGGGCCTCAACGGGGACAAGGTCAACCCCATCTGGCCCATGGTCAACGCCAGCCTCAAGCTCCGCAACTTCTACTCCGACTTCGACGGCGTCGTcggcaacgtctacaaggagag CGGCGGCCTTTACGACGAGGAGTTCGTGCAGAAGAGAATGGACCGTGGCGACGAGGTGGAGGAGCTGGGCGGCAAGCTCGCCGCCAAGATGGATCCCAGCGGCCGCGACGACATGTCCATCTTGGCCATGCAGCGCCTCTTCAACCA CCAGCCGAACGGGCCGGCGACGCCGGTGGACATGGTGCTCGACTACTTCAGGTACGACTACGAGTTCGCCGAGCCGCCGCGCGTCACCAGCCTGCAGGGCACCGAGCccacggccaccttcgccgacttcgGGGACGACGCGCACTTCGTCGCCGATCAGCGGGGATTCGAGACCCTCATATATCACATCGCCGGGCAGTACCTTCGTTCCGACAAGTCCGGAAACATCGTAGATCCTAGAGTCAAACTCAACAAG GTGGTGCGTGAGATCTCCTACAACCAGAGAGGCGTGGTGGTGACTACGGAGGACAACTCAGCGTACAGCGCAGACTACGTGATCGTGTCCGCGAGCATAGGGGTCCTGCAAAGCGATCTCATACAGTTCAAGCCTCAGCTGCCA GCATGGAAGATTTTCGCCATCTACCGATTTGACATGGGCGTGTACACCAAGATCTTCCTCAAGTTCCCCAGGAAGTTCTGGCCGACGGGCCCCGGGAAGCAGTTCTTCGTCTACGCCAGCTCCAGGAGAGGCTACTACGGGATGTGGCAG TCGTTCGAGCAGGAGTACCCGGGGGCCAACGTGCTGATGGTGACGGTGACGGACGTGGAGTCGCGGCGGATCGAGCAGCAGCCCGACAACGTGACGATGGCGGAGGCCGTGGGCGTGCTGCGGAACATGTTCCCCGACCGCGACGTGCCCGACGCCACCGATATCTACGTGCCGCGCTGGTGGTCCAACCGATTCTTCAAGGGCTCCTACTCCAACTGGCCCGTCGGCGTCAACCGCTACGAGTACGACCAGCTCCGG GCGCCGGTTGGCGGGCGGGTCTACTTCACCGGGGAGCACACCAGCGAGCACTACAACGGCTACGTCCACGGAGCTTATCTTGCAG GTATCGACTCCGCGGACATTCTGATAAACAAGGTCCTCAACAACGTGGAGTTCAAAGTCCGCCCCAAGTATGACGACGAGCAGAAAGCTGAG GCTAAATGA